Proteins encoded within one genomic window of Cellulomonas flavigena DSM 20109:
- a CDS encoding DUF305 domain-containing protein, giving the protein MTSTTRRRLAATTAALALAATLTACSTGDEPTPEPPAAQESSSSEDAEAATEHNAADVEFAQMMIVHHQGALEMAELAVERASTDEVRALAERIAAAQGPEIELMSGWLETWDEELPAEAEHGGMDHGGMEMDGMDQEEAMSTLAEFEGVAFDRRFLELMVAHHRGAVEMAQAQIGEGADPDALALARTIRDDQNIEITEMENLLRSL; this is encoded by the coding sequence TTGACGAGCACCACGCGCCGGCGCCTCGCCGCGACGACAGCAGCACTCGCCCTGGCGGCCACCCTGACCGCCTGCTCCACCGGCGACGAACCGACGCCCGAACCCCCCGCGGCGCAGGAGTCCTCGAGCAGCGAGGACGCCGAGGCGGCGACTGAGCACAACGCCGCCGACGTGGAGTTCGCGCAGATGATGATCGTCCACCACCAGGGAGCGCTTGAGATGGCTGAGCTCGCGGTCGAGCGGGCCTCCACCGACGAGGTGCGCGCACTGGCCGAGCGAATCGCCGCAGCGCAGGGCCCGGAGATCGAGCTCATGTCCGGCTGGCTGGAGACCTGGGACGAGGAGCTTCCCGCTGAGGCTGAGCACGGCGGCATGGACCACGGCGGGATGGAGATGGACGGCATGGACCAGGAGGAGGCGATGTCCACCCTGGCCGAGTTTGAAGGGGTCGCGTTCGACCGGAGGTTCCTCGAGCTCATGGTCGCCCACCACCGCGGCGCCGTCGAGATGGCCCAGGCCCAGATCGGCGAGGGCGCAGACCCCGACGCCCTGGCACTCGCCCGGACGATCAGGGACGACCAGAACATAGAGATCACCGAGATGGAGAACCTGCTGCGGTCCCTCTGA